A region from the Sutcliffiella horikoshii genome encodes:
- the rsmG gene encoding 16S rRNA (guanine(527)-N(7))-methyltransferase RsmG: protein MNKEQFISLLEEKGISLSSQQLSQFDTYYKLLVEWNEKMNLTAITDEEEVYLKHFYDSITASFYVDLNQELSLCDVGAGAGFPSIPLKICFPNLKVTIVDSLNKRITFLQNLANELDLKNVHFVHDRAETFGKNADYREKFDLVTARAVARLSVLSELCLPLVKEGGMFVPMKAAAASEELEKGKKALQILGGKLEKVHSFSLPLEESERNILIIKKIKSTPKKYPRKPGTPNKQPLE from the coding sequence ATGAATAAAGAACAATTTATTTCCCTGTTGGAGGAGAAGGGGATTTCCCTTTCTTCTCAACAGCTTTCTCAGTTCGATACATATTACAAGCTGCTGGTGGAATGGAATGAGAAGATGAATCTTACTGCCATCACGGATGAAGAAGAGGTCTACCTTAAACATTTCTATGATTCCATTACCGCATCGTTCTATGTCGATCTTAACCAAGAATTATCTCTATGTGATGTGGGAGCGGGTGCTGGTTTCCCGAGCATTCCTCTGAAAATATGTTTTCCAAACCTAAAGGTTACCATTGTGGACTCTTTGAATAAGCGAATTACATTTTTACAGAACCTTGCTAATGAGCTTGATTTGAAAAATGTCCATTTCGTTCATGACAGAGCGGAAACATTCGGAAAAAATGCGGACTATCGCGAGAAATTTGATCTTGTTACGGCAAGAGCTGTTGCCCGTTTATCTGTATTAAGCGAACTATGCCTGCCGTTAGTAAAAGAAGGCGGTATGTTTGTGCCGATGAAAGCTGCGGCTGCAAGCGAGGAGCTTGAAAAAGGGAAAAAAGCCTTGCAAATATTAGGAGGAAAACTAGAAAAGGTGCATTCTTTTTCCTTGCCATTAGAGGAAAGTGAAAGAAATATCCTTATCATCAAAAAGATTAAATCGACACCTAAGAAGTACCCTCGTAAACCAGGTACACCTAATAAACAACCATTAGAATAG